A portion of the Candidatus Pristimantibacillus lignocellulolyticus genome contains these proteins:
- a CDS encoding beta-lactamase family protein codes for MNKIYSLIQHWVDSKFIPDAVIQVQLGDSIIGQRAFGNASIDTLFDVASLTKVTATLPSLLLLEQRSKLSFNDKLVTYIPEFAHPEVTILQCLQHTTGLPGSLPYPQNRYSTKDVWQEIFAQPLLSKPGEEIRYSDIGMILAGLVAERVSNESLSTFAKRNIFQPLGMKHTQFLPDKKHYSSIAPTEWDEVKQRYLQGEVHDEISFRLGGVSGSAGLFSTASDLSIYAQAWLYPDRYPMLTPQSIKQCISSPISSRGLGWQVQDFTSSPLSCGLMWPKGSFGHTGFTGSSLWIEPTLNLSVVFLTNAVHYGRNSVIMELRKVLHESIYETIKKEY; via the coding sequence TTGAATAAAATATATTCTCTTATACAGCATTGGGTTGATAGTAAGTTTATACCAGATGCAGTTATTCAGGTTCAATTAGGTGATAGTATCATAGGTCAAAGGGCATTTGGAAATGCTTCAATTGATACGTTGTTTGATGTGGCATCATTAACAAAAGTTACGGCAACTCTTCCATCTCTTCTGTTGCTTGAACAAAGATCCAAGTTATCTTTTAACGATAAGCTCGTTACATATATCCCAGAGTTTGCTCATCCAGAGGTTACTATTTTACAATGTCTACAGCATACTACTGGATTGCCAGGATCTCTTCCCTATCCTCAAAATCGCTATTCTACGAAGGATGTTTGGCAAGAAATATTTGCTCAGCCACTACTATCAAAGCCAGGTGAGGAGATACGCTATAGTGATATTGGGATGATTCTAGCAGGACTAGTAGCTGAAAGAGTGTCTAACGAATCGTTATCAACCTTTGCGAAAAGAAATATATTTCAACCACTAGGGATGAAACATACACAATTTCTACCTGATAAGAAACACTATTCATCGATTGCACCTACAGAATGGGATGAAGTGAAACAGCGGTACCTGCAAGGAGAAGTTCACGATGAGATTAGCTTCCGACTAGGTGGTGTCTCAGGAAGTGCAGGCTTATTTTCTACAGCATCAGACTTAAGTATCTATGCTCAAGCATGGCTTTATCCGGACAGATATCCAATGCTTACTCCTCAATCTATTAAACAATGTATTTCTTCACCAATATCAAGTAGAGGGTTAGGTTGGCAAGTACAAGACTTTACATCATCGCCATTATCATGCGGCTTAATGTGGCCAAAAGGAAGTTTTGGGCATACAGGATTTACTGGATCAAGTCTATGGATTGAGCCTACTTTAAATCTATCGGTTGTATTTCTAACAAATGCTGTTCATTATGGTAGAAATTCAGTCATCATGGAGTTAAGAAAAGTACTACATGAATCCATTTACGAAACGATTAAGAAAGAATATTAG
- the rarD gene encoding EamA family transporter RarD, with protein sequence MRKGIIYAVLTYLCWGLLPLYWRIFDTMPALEVLSHRILWSFVFVAIIVTVAKRWKHMKAAVVDRKSKVAVILCSLFITCNWLIFIWAVNAHHVVETSLGYYMNPLISVLFAVVFLKERLHLGQWLAIILAGVGVLMLAIQYGHIPWISISLAISFALYGLAKKVAKLDVLMGLTWETLIVFPISLFYLVFIHAQGTATLSTLSSSSLILLLLAGVATAMPLFWFAKATELLPLSTVGFIQYIAPTTSLLLAIFVFNEPFTSGQLSSFILIWGALILYSISTFRTSKSTHQLKEAKVA encoded by the coding sequence ATGAGGAAAGGTATAATTTATGCAGTATTAACCTATTTATGTTGGGGACTTTTACCCTTATATTGGCGCATATTCGATACAATGCCTGCATTGGAAGTACTATCGCATCGTATACTATGGTCATTCGTCTTTGTTGCCATAATCGTTACTGTAGCCAAGCGATGGAAGCATATGAAAGCGGCTGTTGTAGATCGGAAAAGTAAGGTAGCAGTTATTTTATGTTCACTATTCATTACTTGTAATTGGCTCATATTTATTTGGGCTGTCAACGCTCACCATGTCGTCGAAACAAGTTTAGGATATTATATGAATCCGTTAATCAGTGTATTATTCGCTGTCGTTTTCTTGAAGGAAAGACTTCATCTAGGTCAGTGGCTAGCTATTATTCTCGCAGGAGTTGGAGTCTTAATGTTAGCGATTCAATACGGACATATTCCGTGGATTTCAATATCACTAGCTATTTCCTTTGCACTATACGGTCTCGCTAAAAAAGTGGCTAAACTAGATGTCCTTATGGGACTCACTTGGGAAACATTAATTGTATTTCCTATTTCGCTATTCTATTTAGTTTTTATTCATGCTCAAGGTACAGCAACTCTATCTACACTATCGAGCTCGTCTCTCATATTGTTGCTCTTAGCAGGAGTGGCTACGGCTATGCCTCTTTTCTGGTTTGCAAAAGCAACAGAACTACTACCTTTGTCTACGGTAGGATTTATTCAATATATTGCACCGACAACAAGCTTGCTGCTCGCTATATTTGTATTTAACGAGCCTTTTACAAGTGGGCAATTGAGCAGTTTTATACTTATTTGGGGAGCATTAATATTGTATTCTATTTCCACATTTAGAACTAGTAAGTCAACACATCAGCTTAAAGAGGCTAAAGTAGCATAG
- a CDS encoding VOC family protein — protein sequence MSTTLEIAIFLSMNGQAKEAINFYKNHFNAEELLLVTYQDMAKHDSSILLTDENKNYISHSVLSIGRTKVMIAEDTMNSCEEYTVGNNTSVCIQSADLEEIEHFYNSLITDDRVKIIIPLSNNVFSKAYGIIEDPFGIQIQLMFDNRL from the coding sequence ATGAGTACAACACTAGAAATAGCTATTTTCTTATCGATGAACGGACAAGCAAAAGAAGCAATAAATTTTTACAAAAACCATTTTAACGCAGAGGAATTGTTACTTGTTACCTATCAAGACATGGCTAAACATGACAGTTCAATACTGCTTACTGATGAAAATAAGAATTATATTTCTCACTCTGTCTTATCAATAGGAAGAACAAAAGTAATGATAGCAGAAGATACGATGAATAGCTGTGAAGAATACACAGTTGGTAATAACACTTCAGTATGTATTCAAAGTGCTGACTTAGAAGAAATTGAACATTTTTATAATAGCTTAATTACAGATGATAGAGTGAAAATCATTATTCCTTTATCTAATAATGTTTTTAGCAAAGCATACGGTATTATTGAAGACCCGTTTGGTATTCAAATACAATTAATGTTTGATAATAGATTATAA
- a CDS encoding YafY family transcriptional regulator has protein sequence MKKSERLNDMIRYLNGREFFNLKDLMNKYNISKSTVLRDINSLEHLGMPIYSEHGRHGRYGILKNRLLSPIIFTIDEVYALYFAMLTLESYQSTPFHLSVNQLNEKFENCLSKKQTEQINQMKKVLQFEMHYHHNISRFLDKILKSILNETICKIQYLKNNQKKYHVQFFKISAKFGQWYATGLDLNANKYRIFRCDRITFIEEEEIKSHFSIDELVSRSLEIYQSEKSIDFEVEIFEQAKDIFYKEHYPSMRLEIGNKTVIKGFYTLEEKEFIANYLMRYGHSVVSVKPESLKQIIQDKVENLLNHYQKL, from the coding sequence ATGAAGAAATCAGAACGGTTAAATGACATGATAAGATACTTAAACGGTCGAGAGTTCTTTAATCTAAAAGACCTAATGAATAAATACAATATTTCCAAAAGTACAGTTCTACGTGATATTAACTCATTAGAACATTTAGGTATGCCTATTTATTCGGAGCATGGCAGACATGGACGATATGGTATATTAAAAAATAGATTGTTATCCCCCATTATTTTTACGATTGATGAAGTGTATGCTCTGTACTTTGCAATGTTGACGTTAGAATCTTATCAATCAACACCTTTTCATTTAAGTGTTAATCAACTAAATGAAAAGTTTGAAAACTGTCTTTCCAAAAAACAAACAGAGCAAATTAACCAAATGAAAAAAGTCCTACAATTTGAAATGCATTATCATCATAATATTAGTCGATTTTTAGATAAAATCCTAAAAAGCATTCTTAATGAGACCATCTGTAAGATTCAATACTTGAAAAACAATCAAAAAAAATACCATGTTCAATTTTTCAAAATTTCCGCTAAGTTTGGTCAATGGTATGCTACTGGATTAGACTTAAATGCGAATAAATATAGAATTTTTAGATGCGATAGAATAACCTTTATAGAAGAAGAGGAAATCAAATCTCACTTTTCTATAGATGAACTCGTTAGTCGTTCATTAGAAATTTATCAATCTGAGAAGAGTATTGACTTTGAAGTAGAGATTTTTGAACAAGCTAAGGATATTTTTTATAAAGAACATTATCCTTCTATGAGATTAGAAATTGGTAATAAAACAGTAATTAAAGGATTCTATACTCTTGAAGAGAAGGAGTTTATAGCTAACTATCTGATGAGATATGGTCATTCTGTTGTATCAGTAAAGCCTGAATCATTAAAACAAATTATCCAAGATAAAGTAGAGAATCTCCTAAATCACTATCAAAAATTATAA